From Toxorhynchites rutilus septentrionalis strain SRP chromosome 2, ASM2978413v1, whole genome shotgun sequence, a single genomic window includes:
- the LOC129764567 gene encoding cuticle protein 19-like, protein MFKIVAFAVCLAVVVSAYEDYHSYPKYKFEYGVKDSHTHDHKSQWEHRDGDHVKGQYTLDEADGTHRIVDYTSDHKSGFQPHVERKGHAHHPHHGESYANIHQYY, encoded by the exons ATGTTTAAG ATAGTAGCTTTTGCAGTGTGCCTTGCTGTGGTAGTTTCTGCTTACGAGGACTATCATAGCTATCCCAAGTATAAATTCGAATATGGGGTGAAGGATTCCCACACCCACGACCACAAAAGCCAATGGGAGCATCGTGATGGGGATCATGTGAAGGGGCAGTATACCCTGGATGAGGCCGACGGAACACATCGTATTGTTGACTATACTTCGGATCATAAGAGCGGATTCCAACCTCACGTTGAGCGCAAGGGACATGCTCATCATCCCCATCACGGAGAAAGCTACGCCAACATTCATCAGTACTACTAA